From a region of the Mercurialis annua linkage group LG1-X, ddMerAnnu1.2, whole genome shotgun sequence genome:
- the LOC126665837 gene encoding uncharacterized protein LOC126665837, protein MKKQDTGKDQKDTNSRVIITVYVESPRKRLHQKTNPTGKHRGCYDRRSDLLAYSRQLRNGGSPRRIRQPERNSPLTSKMWKWSSLPVRIKASFRKIFRRSKRQFRYERIPSEAGQFSRRRKKSWRRHIASSCCRKMKDVLKEISRGFGCRK, encoded by the exons ATGAAGAAGCAAGATACAGGTAAAGATCAGAAAGATACAAATTCCAGAGTAATCATCACTGTTTATGTGGAATCACCAAGAAAACGTTTGCATCAAAAGACCAACCCAACCGGAAAACACAGGGGCTGCTACGATCGTCGGTCTGATCTTCTAGCCTATTCTCGCCAGCTACGAAACGGTGGCTCACCGCGACGAATCCGGCAGCCCGAAAGAAACTCACCGCTCACATCTAAg aTGTGGAAATGGTCAAGTTTGCCAGTGAGGATTAAAGCGTCATTTAGAAAGATTTTTCGAAGAAGCAAAAGGCAATTTAGGTATGAGAGAATCCCATCAGAAGCTGGACAGTTcagtagaagaagaaaaaagagttGGAGAAGACACATTGCTTCAAGTTGCTGT AGGAAAATGAAGGACGTGCTTAAGGAAATATCACGTGGGTTTGGTTGCCGGAAATAA
- the LOC126665370 gene encoding probable calcium-binding protein CML29: protein MARESLSAEIESLNQILRLVEAFRAFDSDNDGLITTAELGGILASLGYTAGEQDVRAMMQQADTSKDGLLSIDEFLEMNTKDMGLSGLANIFTTACEALKVDSDEAVTAEELYEVTQNGGSGISLETWQNIVASMDGDGDGAISFEDFKLIVGSLL, encoded by the coding sequence ATGGCTCGAGAATCCCTCTCTGCAGAAATTGAGTCACTGAACCAGATCTTGAGACTCGTAGAGGCATTTAGAGCTTTCGACTCAGACAACGACGGACTAATTACAACTGCTGAGCTTGGTGGCATTTTGGCATCACTTGGCTATACTGCCGGTGAACAAGACGTTAGGGCAATGATGCAGCAAGCAGACACCAGCAAAGATGGATTGCTAAGCATAGACGAGTTCTTGGAGATGAACACCAAAGATATGGGACTTAGCGGTCttgcaaatatttttacaaCGGCGTGTGAAGCTCTTAAAGTTGATAGTGATGAGGCTGTGACTGCAGAGGAGTTATATGAAGTTACACAGAATGGGGGATCAGGAATTTCTTTGGAGACTTGGCAAAATATTGTTGCCTCCATGGACGGCGATGGGGATGGTGCTATTAGCTTTGAAGACTTCAAGCTAATAGTTGGTTCTCTTCTCTAG
- the LOC126665141 gene encoding probable 6-phosphogluconolactonase 1, whose amino-acid sequence MEIEKKEAEVRLFDSSEELSSGFADYVHQISESAIKERGSFAIVLSGGDIPNRLGKLTRSPFLKMVEWSKWHVFWAEENVVAKRHPDSFYWQAKQCFLSKVPILPAHIVPVSHGVPGESAADSYEFSIRQQLRNRKVSVSASSDCPKFDLILLNPEVYGHVASLFLNYPVPGEKDTQWVTRHLIEGSKERVILTLPVINAADNVAVVASGAEVAPMFLDAMNGRNKPIGSTPAHRVWPKDGKLVWFVDSSAASLFLHGRGCAASSGS is encoded by the exons atgGAAATAGAGAAGAAAGAGGCAGAGGTTAGATTGTTTGATAGCAGCGAAGAGCTGTCGTCAGGATTTGCTGATTATGTTCATCAAATTTCGGAGTCTGCAATCAAAGAAAGAGGTTCCTTCGCTATTGTTCTTTCTGGGGGTGACATACCAAACCGCTTGGG GAAGCTGACAAGGTCACCGTTCTTGAAAATGGTGGAGTGGTCGAAATGGCATGTTTTTTGGGCTGAAGAGAACGTTGTTGCTAAGAGACACCCCGATAGCTTCTACTGGCAAGCCAAGCAGTGTTTCCTCTCCAAG GTTCCTATATTGCCTGCTCACATTGTTCCGGTTAGCCATGGTGTACCGGGAGAATCAGCAGCCGATAGCTACGAATTCTCGATCAGGCAACAGCTCAGGAATCGGAAGGTCTCCGTTTCGGCATCAAGTGATTGCCCTAAATTCGACCTTATTCTCTTAAATCCTGAGGTCTACGGCCACGTGGCATCACTTTTCCTTAACTATCCCGTACCTGGAGAGAAAGATACCCAATGGGTTACACGTCACTTAATCGAAGGGTCTAAAGAGAGAGTGATACTTACGCTCCCTGTTATTAATGCAGCTGACAACGTGGCCGTTGTGGCGTctggtgctgaggtggcacctATGTTTCTGGATGCAATGAATGGCCGTAATAAGCCCATTGGATCCACTCCAGCCCATAGAGTTTGGCCCAAAGATGGAAAGCTAGTTTGGTTTGTGGATTCTAGCGCTGCCTCGCTGTTTCTACATGGCAGAGGATGTGCTGCAAGTTCAGGTTCCTAA
- the LOC126673219 gene encoding putative glycine-rich cell wall structural protein 1, whose protein sequence is MAMKLKECVKVMILLSVIIGQICAQEEPNPNNGTATADKGNNSTGTGSSDKNVGWEYGCGCDRAPDGSWTYRWGTGKGPDGSTYGYGSGSSQSPDGGGFGYGWGSSGSSSDAGNSDSGVGSGFGFGIGGVDGNTDGRIVNDPTHVQAHYPTVGHTEDFLMNNNQIQN, encoded by the coding sequence ATGGCAATGAAGCTGAAAGAATGTGTTAAAGTCATGATTCTATTATCTGTTATTATAGGCCAAATCTGTGCTCAAGAAGAGCCTAATCCAAACAATGGAACAGCCACAGCTGATAAAGGTAACAACAGCACAGGCACAGGCAGTTCTGATAAAAATGTTGGATGGGAGTACGGTTGTGGGTGTGATCGAGCCCCTGATGGAAGTTGGACTTACAGATGGGGCACGGGCAAAGGCCCTGATGGTAGCACTTATGGGTACGGATCAGGCTCAAGTCAGAGCCCGGATGGTGGGGGATTCGGGTATGGTTGGGGCAGTTCTGGCTCATCATCTGATGCTGGAAACAGTGATTCTGGAGTTGGATCTGGTTTTGGATTCGGTATTGGGGGTGTTGATGGTAATACTGATGGCAGAATTGTTAATGATCCGACCCATGTTCAGGCCCATTATCCCACAGTTGGTCACACTGAAGATTTTCTTATGAACAACAATCAGATTCAGAACTAG
- the LOC126660212 gene encoding small ribosomal subunit protein S13, mitochondrial isoform X3: protein MFSSRKSVGLLADIGQCLLKNLTSSSLQFRCQRVQCFRVGNAEIPNDKRLGIALQHIRGIGRQRSHQILVDLSLEDKLTKDLTALEFHNLRDEVSKYLIGEELTRVVRSDIQKMADIQCYRGYNHASLLPCRGQRTKTNARTRKVAQFTINRHDLIGLPSLLL from the exons ATGTTCAGTTCACGGAAATCGGTAGGATTATTAGCTGATATCGGCCAATGTCTTCTTAAAAATTTGACG AGTTCGAGTTTGCAGTTTCGTTGCCAAAGAGTGCAATGCTTCCGTGTTGGCAATGCAGAAATTCCAAATGACAAACGATTGGGGATCGCTCTTCAGCACATTCGTGGAATTGGCCGCCAAAGATCTCACCAAATTCTTGTTGACCTAAGCTTGGAGGACAAACTCACCAAAGACTTGACTGCATTAGAATTCCACAATCTTAGAGATGAAGTCTCCAAGTACTTGATTGGAGAAGAATTA ACTCGAGTTGTTAGAAGTGATATACAGAAAATGGCGGACATTCAGTGCTACAGAGGATATAATCATGCTTCCCTCTTGCCATGTAGAGGACAACGGACTAAAACTAATGCTCGGACCAGGAAGG TTGCCCAATTTACCATTAACCGGCATGATCTGATTGGATTGCCAAGTCTGTTGCTTTGA
- the LOC126660212 gene encoding small ribosomal subunit protein S13, mitochondrial isoform X1, whose protein sequence is MFSSRKSVGLLADIGQCLLKNLTSSSLQFRCQRVQCFRVGNAEIPNDKRLGIALQHIRGIGRQRSHQILVDLSLEDKLTKDLTALEFHNLRDEVSKYLIGEELTRVVRSDIQKMADIQCYRGYNHASLLPCRGQRTKTNARTRKGIRTLKASNWDQHQSLAERMQKFQERSSC, encoded by the exons ATGTTCAGTTCACGGAAATCGGTAGGATTATTAGCTGATATCGGCCAATGTCTTCTTAAAAATTTGACG AGTTCGAGTTTGCAGTTTCGTTGCCAAAGAGTGCAATGCTTCCGTGTTGGCAATGCAGAAATTCCAAATGACAAACGATTGGGGATCGCTCTTCAGCACATTCGTGGAATTGGCCGCCAAAGATCTCACCAAATTCTTGTTGACCTAAGCTTGGAGGACAAACTCACCAAAGACTTGACTGCATTAGAATTCCACAATCTTAGAGATGAAGTCTCCAAGTACTTGATTGGAGAAGAATTA ACTCGAGTTGTTAGAAGTGATATACAGAAAATGGCGGACATTCAGTGCTACAGAGGATATAATCATGCTTCCCTCTTGCCATGTAGAGGACAACGGACTAAAACTAATGCTCGGACCAGGAAGG GAATAAGAACACTCAAAGCAAGCAATTGGGATCAACATCAGTCTCTGGCTGAACGAATGCAGAAGTTTCAAGAAAGAAGCTCGTGTTAG
- the LOC126660212 gene encoding small ribosomal subunit protein S13, mitochondrial isoform X4 has translation MFSSRKSVGLLADIGQCLLKNLTSSSLQFRCQRVQCFRVGNAEIPNDKRLGIALQHIRGIGRQRSHQILVDLSLEDKLTKDLTALEFHNLRDEVSKYLIGEELTRVVRSDIQKMADIQCYRGYNHASLLPCRGQRTKTNARTRKVAGDTGEP, from the exons ATGTTCAGTTCACGGAAATCGGTAGGATTATTAGCTGATATCGGCCAATGTCTTCTTAAAAATTTGACG AGTTCGAGTTTGCAGTTTCGTTGCCAAAGAGTGCAATGCTTCCGTGTTGGCAATGCAGAAATTCCAAATGACAAACGATTGGGGATCGCTCTTCAGCACATTCGTGGAATTGGCCGCCAAAGATCTCACCAAATTCTTGTTGACCTAAGCTTGGAGGACAAACTCACCAAAGACTTGACTGCATTAGAATTCCACAATCTTAGAGATGAAGTCTCCAAGTACTTGATTGGAGAAGAATTA ACTCGAGTTGTTAGAAGTGATATACAGAAAATGGCGGACATTCAGTGCTACAGAGGATATAATCATGCTTCCCTCTTGCCATGTAGAGGACAACGGACTAAAACTAATGCTCGGACCAGGAAGG TAGCAGGAGACACCGGTGAACCATAA
- the LOC126660212 gene encoding small ribosomal subunit protein S13, mitochondrial isoform X2 has translation MFSSRKSVGLLADIGQCLLKNLTFRCQRVQCFRVGNAEIPNDKRLGIALQHIRGIGRQRSHQILVDLSLEDKLTKDLTALEFHNLRDEVSKYLIGEELTRVVRSDIQKMADIQCYRGYNHASLLPCRGQRTKTNARTRKGIRTLKASNWDQHQSLAERMQKFQERSSC, from the exons ATGTTCAGTTCACGGAAATCGGTAGGATTATTAGCTGATATCGGCCAATGTCTTCTTAAAAATTTGACG TTTCGTTGCCAAAGAGTGCAATGCTTCCGTGTTGGCAATGCAGAAATTCCAAATGACAAACGATTGGGGATCGCTCTTCAGCACATTCGTGGAATTGGCCGCCAAAGATCTCACCAAATTCTTGTTGACCTAAGCTTGGAGGACAAACTCACCAAAGACTTGACTGCATTAGAATTCCACAATCTTAGAGATGAAGTCTCCAAGTACTTGATTGGAGAAGAATTA ACTCGAGTTGTTAGAAGTGATATACAGAAAATGGCGGACATTCAGTGCTACAGAGGATATAATCATGCTTCCCTCTTGCCATGTAGAGGACAACGGACTAAAACTAATGCTCGGACCAGGAAGG GAATAAGAACACTCAAAGCAAGCAATTGGGATCAACATCAGTCTCTGGCTGAACGAATGCAGAAGTTTCAAGAAAGAAGCTCGTGTTAG
- the LOC126660235 gene encoding 30S ribosomal protein S13, chloroplastic-like has translation MAQTLAMPVAPSLSVIYNGRRCNSLTNFVSLPLSTPPKFHGLSIKSARVGGVEIPSSKRIEYSLQYIHGVGRSNARQILSTLNMENKITKELSEEELIILRDEVSKYMIEGDLRRFNALNIRRLKEIQCYRGVRHIQGLPCRGQRTKNNCRTLKGKRVAIAGKKKAPR, from the exons ATGGCACAAACACTAGCGATGCCAGTGGCACCTTCGCTTTCAGTAATATACAACGGACGGAGATGCAATTCTCTCACTAACTTCGTCTCTCTGCCGCTCTCAACCCCTCCCAAG TTTCATGGCTTAAGCATAAAGAGTGCTCGTGTTGGAGGTGTGGAGATTCCTAGCAGCAAGAGAATTGAATACTCTCTTCAATATATCCATGGCGTTGGTCGTTCTAATGCTCGCCAAATCCTCTCCACTCTCAACATGGAAAACAAAATTACCAAGGAGTTATCGGAGGAGGAGCTCATTATTCTTCGTGATGAAGTCTCTAAGTATATGATTGAAGGCGATTTG AGGCGGTTTAATGCTCTTAATATAAGGAGGTTGAAGGAGATTCAATGTTATAGAGGAGTGAGACATATTCAAGGTTTGCCGTGTAGGGGACAGCGAACTAAGAATAATTGCCGAACCTTGAAAGGTAAGAGAGTCGCTATTGCTGGAAAGAAGAAAGCTCCCCGTTAA